The Xanthomonas indica sequence CGCCGACGGGCAGGATGATCGCGCGGTAACCGCTGCCGTCGCTGTTGAGGTCGAAATGCATCGGCGCGGCATCGGCGCTGAATTCCAGCGCGGTGGCGGTGCCGGAGTCGGAAAAGATCGGATCCTCCAGGTTGGCGCTGCGGTCGCCGACCAGCAGCAAACCCTTCTTGACCCCGCCGGCGGCGATCATCGAGCCGAGCAGGTTGATGCCGAACGGGTAGGCCGAACAGCCCAGGTTGACGTCGAAGGCCACGGTGGCATGCGACAGACCCAGGCGATCCTGCAGGATGATCGCCGTGGCCGGGATCGGATAATCCGGCGACTGCGTGACCACGATCAGCGCATCGACCTCCTCGCGCTGCCATTGCAGGCGCTCCAGCAGCACCTGCGCCGCGTCGAAGGCCAGGTCGGAAAAGCACTGCCATTCCGCGGCCATGCGCCGGGTCTCGATGCCGATGTTGCGCACCAGCCGCTCGCGCTCGGAGCGGATCTGCGGCCGGCAATCGGTCAGGTTGGAGACAACGCGCCTGGGTACGCAGGTCGCCATGCCGGCGAAGCGTACGTTGTGCAGCGTGGAGGTCGGCATGCTAGGCCTCGGTCAGCTTGTAGAGGTCGCCGAGGGTG is a genomic window containing:
- a CDS encoding ketoacyl-ACP synthase III, producing the protein MPTSTLHNVRFAGMATCVPRRVVSNLTDCRPQIRSERERLVRNIGIETRRMAAEWQCFSDLAFDAAQVLLERLQWQREEVDALIVVTQSPDYPIPATAIILQDRLGLSHATVAFDVNLGCSAYPFGINLLGSMIAAGGVKKGLLLVGDRSANLEDPIFSDSGTATALEFSADAAPMHFDLNSDGSGYRAIILPVGGHREPVGVQHLIPYRADEHDRWHRGVDLQLDGVAVLSFSTQRVPPAVQKLLDYSGVSKDEIDYFVFHQANRMINETIRKKLGLPPEKVPSTLHDFGNTSGASLPVTMTARINKELEEGRKRVLLCGFGIGLSWGTCLVDIDGAVFPDLIES